Proteins encoded together in one Salmo trutta chromosome 3, fSalTru1.1, whole genome shotgun sequence window:
- the LOC115186317 gene encoding twist-related protein 2, whose translation MSEEMTGEESSSPGSPLDSLSNSEGELDRQPKRCGRKRTSSRKNGEDSDSPTPGKRGKKSSSSSPHSFEDLQTQRVMANVRERQRTQSLNEAFSSLRKIIPTLPSDKLSKIQTLKLAARYIDFLYQVLQSDELDSKMASCSYVAHERLSYAFSVWRMEGAWSMSASH comes from the coding sequence ATGTCTGAGGAAATGACCGGGGAAGAGTCGAGCTCCCCAGGCTCTCCACTAGACAGTCTCAGCAACAGTGAGGGGGAACTGGATAGGCAACcgaagagatgtgggaggaaAAGGACATCAAGCAGGAAAAACGGGGAGGATTCAGATAGCCCTACCCCTGGGAAAAGAGGGAAAAAGTCAAGCAGCAGCAGTCCACATTCTTTCGAAGACCTACAGACGCAACGAGTCATGGCGAACGTGCGCGAGCGGCAGAGGACGCAGTCACTCAACGAAGCTTTCTCGTCTTTGCGGAAAATTATCCCCACTTTGCCCTCAGACAAACTGAGCAAAATACAAACCTTAAAACTTGCTGCCAGGTACATCGATTTCCTGTACCAAGTTCTGCAGAGCGATGAATTGGACTCCAAAATGGCAAGTTGTAGTTATGTGGCTCATGAGAGATTAAGCTATGCGTTTTCTGTATGGAGGATGGAGGGCGCTTGGTCCATGTCAGCATCTCACTAG